Proteins from a genomic interval of Microbacterium esteraromaticum:
- a CDS encoding MMPL family transporter, with protein sequence MPSSSYRPRFSDRLTSRRGAWLALGLALLVLTLLFGAFSGATAPSGNAQAPQDSESAQTADLMAQFPNADRQSVLVVASRDDGAELSDADIADLEAVLPALDEHTEAPSSGPMISDDGHAALLVAPIAVGESNTENATTIDGLRDSIREHSPTGMSLLVTGGPAFGADIAAAFDGANITLLLVTVLIVAVLLIITYRSPVLWLVPLIVIALADGLAGRVTAAAASLWELQFDAGIVSVLVFGAGTNYALLLISRYREELLTADDHCRALSVAWRRTAPAILASNVTVVLALLTLVLAVIPGTHGLGITSAIGLLIALAAVLLVLPPALAICGRGMFWPFVPRPGVERSQGRAWRSVATHVVRRPARSLLAGLALLAVMSAGLWGTSVGLDQIEKFRVQSESAAGLEVVSAHFAGGEAQPIWVVADAEQADDVVDVAAAVPGVVRAHPVASTEDATLTKIMVTSQYAPSTPQSLEQIGELRAAVHAVPGADAVVGGAVATDVDARAGNTQDLWVIAPLVLVVSLVVLLVLLRAVMAPLLLIAVNVASALAAIGAGAWLSRVLFDQQSLDLQVPLLSFLFLVALGIDYTIFLVHRARSESASRGTRQGMIEAVTHTGGVITSAGIVLAAVFAALGVLPLVTLGQLGLIVGVGVVVDTLVVRTVIIPALFSALGDRIWWPGARPAGASRTIAVSADSASAPAERLDGEAESTHERRERIAEPS encoded by the coding sequence ATGCCGTCCTCTTCGTATCGCCCCCGCTTCTCCGACCGGCTCACGTCGCGACGCGGCGCTTGGCTCGCGCTCGGTCTTGCCCTGCTCGTGCTGACGCTCCTGTTCGGCGCGTTCAGCGGCGCGACAGCGCCGTCCGGCAACGCGCAGGCGCCGCAGGACTCGGAGTCGGCGCAGACCGCCGACCTGATGGCGCAGTTCCCGAACGCGGACCGCCAGTCGGTGCTGGTCGTCGCGTCGCGCGACGACGGTGCAGAGCTGTCGGATGCTGATATCGCCGACCTCGAGGCCGTGCTGCCGGCGCTCGATGAGCACACCGAGGCACCATCGTCGGGTCCGATGATCAGCGACGACGGTCATGCCGCACTGCTGGTTGCGCCGATCGCGGTGGGCGAGAGCAACACCGAGAACGCGACGACCATCGACGGGCTGCGCGATAGCATCCGCGAACATTCCCCGACGGGCATGAGTCTTCTCGTCACCGGCGGACCCGCATTCGGCGCCGACATCGCCGCGGCGTTCGACGGCGCCAACATCACCCTGCTGCTGGTGACCGTGCTGATCGTCGCGGTGCTGTTGATCATCACCTACCGCTCGCCGGTGCTGTGGCTCGTGCCCCTCATTGTCATCGCGCTCGCCGACGGCCTCGCCGGCCGGGTCACCGCCGCTGCCGCGTCTTTGTGGGAGTTGCAGTTCGACGCCGGCATCGTCAGCGTGCTGGTGTTCGGCGCCGGAACCAATTACGCCCTGCTGTTGATCTCGCGCTATCGCGAAGAGCTGCTCACCGCTGATGATCATTGCCGGGCCCTCAGTGTTGCCTGGCGCCGGACGGCGCCGGCCATCCTGGCATCCAATGTCACGGTCGTGCTCGCCTTGCTCACGCTCGTGCTCGCGGTCATCCCGGGAACGCACGGGCTGGGCATCACCTCGGCGATCGGTCTGCTCATCGCACTGGCCGCCGTGTTGCTGGTGCTGCCGCCGGCGCTGGCGATCTGCGGACGAGGCATGTTCTGGCCCTTCGTCCCCCGGCCCGGGGTCGAACGCTCTCAGGGACGCGCGTGGCGTTCGGTGGCGACGCACGTCGTGCGTCGGCCGGCCCGCAGCCTGCTGGCGGGTCTGGCACTGCTCGCCGTGATGTCGGCAGGGCTGTGGGGCACCAGCGTCGGGCTGGACCAGATCGAGAAGTTCCGTGTGCAGTCGGAGTCGGCCGCAGGTCTCGAGGTCGTCTCAGCCCACTTCGCCGGAGGTGAGGCGCAACCGATCTGGGTGGTCGCCGACGCCGAGCAGGCCGATGACGTCGTCGATGTCGCGGCCGCCGTGCCGGGTGTCGTGCGCGCGCATCCGGTCGCATCGACTGAGGATGCCACCCTGACCAAGATCATGGTGACGAGCCAGTACGCGCCGAGCACGCCGCAGAGCCTCGAGCAGATCGGTGAGCTGCGCGCGGCGGTGCACGCCGTGCCGGGAGCGGATGCAGTCGTGGGCGGCGCTGTCGCCACCGATGTCGATGCCCGCGCCGGCAACACACAGGATCTGTGGGTCATCGCTCCCCTGGTGCTGGTCGTCAGTCTCGTCGTGCTGCTGGTCTTGCTGCGCGCGGTGATGGCTCCTCTGCTGCTCATCGCGGTGAACGTGGCCAGTGCCCTCGCAGCGATCGGCGCGGGCGCCTGGCTGAGCCGCGTTCTGTTCGATCAGCAGTCGCTCGACCTGCAGGTGCCGCTGCTGTCGTTCCTCTTCCTGGTCGCCCTGGGTATCGACTACACGATCTTCTTGGTGCACCGGGCGCGTTCCGAGAGCGCGAGCCGGGGCACCCGGCAGGGCATGATCGAGGCCGTCACGCATACGGGTGGCGTCATCACCAGTGCGGGTATCGTGCTCGCCGCCGTGTTCGCCGCGCTCGGTGTGCTTCCGTTGGTCACTCTGGGGCAGCTCGGTCTCATCGTCGGTGTCGGTGTGGTGGTCGACACGCTCGTCGTGCGCACCGTGATCATTCCGGCGCTGTTCAGCGCACTCGGCGACCGCATCTGGTGGCCGGGGGCGCGACCAGCCGGCGCCTCCCGCACCATCGCGGTGTCCGCAGACTCCGCCTCGGCGCCTGCGGAACGGCTCGATGGAGAGGCAGAATCGACCCATGAGCGTCGTGAGCGCATCGCTGAACCGTCCTGA